TCGTCATCACCTGGTTCCGCAGGCTCACCTCAATCAGCTGGGACAGCTTCAGGCCCAACCACACGGTCAGCGTTTCGGTGTTGTTCACCACTGGCCGGATCAGGCGGTTGTAATTGCTGAGCAGATCGTCGTACAGCCGCTTGGCGTCCGGGTTCGCCTCGATATGCGCTACCGATGCTGGAAGAAGGCAGGAAAATGAATCGTTTATTATTAAACGTAGATGAGTCCTTAAATCTAAATCATTTTGGATCACCATCAGAGcgtcacagacacacacgcccaACATGCCCGTGGCTTGACCTACCCTGGGCCGAGCTGGAAGCGACCAGACAAAGGAGTATCACTTTTGCATTCAGCATCTTGATGCAAAACTCGGTGGAAATCTTCATTCTGCGCGTGAAACGTTTTATACCACAgcactacaacaacaacaaaaacccctttttaACAACACTTTTGCATCACACACCGTACACACCCGGGGTGGGTCGTTTAATTGTGCAAATTTCTAACCCACGCCCAGCACGCTCGCCTCGACTCGGCTGGGTACGGAGCACCAGCAAAACGGAACGGATGCTGCGACGGAAAAATCCAGCATCAGAGTGTACACCACTCCCGCGGCCACTGGCGCGTGAGAGTAGGGAAAAATCGATAAGCACCATCATTGGTGAGAGCGTAAAACCGTCTCCGTAGAAAAAGCACGGAAGCTCTCCTGCATGCTCCCGGAAGTTTGGTGCGCAtgcgtttgtttacaaaacaatGCCCCTTCGCACCAAACGCACGTGCTTTCGTTTATCAACACTCCCGGCACGGGGAAAGGTGGGAGGGGTGGGATTGAACACTAGGTCAGTGGACCGGGAACGTATccatgaggggggggggaggaggcgGTGAAAAACCACGTGTTacatttgcttcttttttccgtCTACTGACACTTTCATTATGAAAAGCATGTGTTAATATAAGTTctagttacaaaaaaaacctctactTTCGGCTATCTAACGTAAATACGCGCCTTTTGTGTAGCCTTTTGCGATAGTTCAAATAATATGTATATATTCATTCAAAATATAATACTATATAGGTGTCGTGTTGCTTTACATTATTACTGTTCTGTGTTCTGTGTCTTACAAGCAGTTCAGTGTGATATCTATATGCTACCTTACTTCGTAGCCGCAAACGGGTAACATGGCAAAACAAACGGACGATTGTTTTCACCGCGATTGTAGAAACACTTAAACAGTTTTAAATGCCACATTACAGGAAAAACAATACCACCGCTACGAGCGAAGGTCGGCGTAAGGACGTGCAATTTATTAAATAGTTCATTATTTAACACAAACAGTCCGGGGGAacagaggaagaagaaaggagAGGGAATTGAGTGAAAATCTAATATccattagtgtgtgtgtgtttgtgggtcaTAAGCAGTTCAAAAACATACAGTTGAAAAAATCCTATAAAAATCCACATGCCCTCCCTGCCGTAGGTTAGGTCGAATCCGATAGCACGACTGTAGGTCGAGCACGGAAATGATAGGTGAATGGTAGCAGCAGTACAGCAGTACAGAAGGGCGTCATTCGTCAAAACGTAGACAAAATTTCAGCGTACACTAGAGAATTTCACTTTAGCTGCCCGCACACGAGTAGGATGATCGTACGCACAGCAATGTCCCGGGATGGTAGGTAAGCTGCAGTTGAAGGTTGTCGGTCGGAAGGAAGGTTGTCGGTCGGAAGGAAGGTTGTCGGGTTCAGGCTATGGTGCACCGTCGTCAATCCCGGTCGGTAGATCGATGCCGAGTGCAACGAAGCTGCTCAGCTCCTTCAGCGTCTGGAGATCGACGGACGTCATCAGCGATTGGTACTGTTCGGCACCGATTGTGGTTTTCAGTACTACGAGCtagcaaaaataaagtaaaacatCGCAATGGTTAACAGAAAGCTGTAGAATCTACCGCCGTACCAGCACCTGCTTACCTGATTCTGTAGATAGTCTTTCAGCACAATCACGTGCGTTGGATCGCGTAAGCAAAATGCTCGACAGCGGCTAAAGTGGGGCGTTTCCTCCTGCACCATATCGGAATCGATGAATCCGTACGAGAACAGCGTCACGCCGACATTGTCCACATTTTCATCGTCGATGACTAATGAactggaaaaataaaatacaaagaaTGGTCAAGTTaataacagacacacacgcacacattaaAACCACACGGATTCTATCCTTGCAATACTTACTCCACCTTCGTATCCTGCGAGAACACATCCATTATGTCGTTCAGCGCTTCGGTAACGTTCGATATAATGCCTGCAAAGTTCTTGTAAATGACATCGTTCGAAACGGTCAGCAAGCTGCTCAAGGCCAAAGCGAGCAGCTTCCTTTCCTCGATCGCCGTTACCCGGCGCATGTTCTCCAGCCAGGCGGTTAGTATTTTTTCCAGCGCGTCCTGTGCACCCGTCTCGGAGAGCACCACGCTGAACGTTACCTGATCGTTGACCAGCACCCGGGAAATTATTTGCAGGTAAATCTGTAACACTTGCGGGAAGTTGGTCTGCTGGTAGTAGGATCTGTttggagagggggggggggagagaaagggtgcaaaaaaacacattagcAATGGTCGACCCATGGGTGTGATGGGGGGGTGCGAATGCGTACCGAAACACTTCCACCAGATACGGTCGCAACAGTTCGATGGCGAACTTTGGTACAGCTTGCAGCAGCGTGAGGAAGAATCGGTTTATCAGCACCACACCGTCCGCGCGTAAATCGGTCAGCAGATACTGGCACGTTTTCACAATCTCCTGCCCGTACCGTGGAAGAAACACTTCGGCGCCGAGAAACACGTACGCCTGCACTATTGCCAAACATATGTTCATATTGCTAGACGATTGCTCTGCAATGGAGTGGGAGAAAAAGGGGGTTAAAAAATCAGTTAAATTTCCAGAATGTGCCACATTAACTTACGTATTAGAGGTACTAGATTTTCACACAGATTAAGCAACTCCTGATTCATGGTGCGGCTGTAGTGCACCACCACAACCCACAGCTCCAACCCTTCCTCCAGCAGATACACGTGCGAGGGATCGTTCACATTCGTGCTCATCTCTATTATCTGATAGATAAATGCCACGATCGGTTCCGACGAGGGTATTTCATACAAGGCTTTTATTATCTGCAACTGTGGGCGCGAAAGAAGCAAAGAAGTGATAAGAACTATTGCACAACAGCCTAACACACATTCCGAACACCCTTACCAATGTGGAAATAATTGCACAGCGAAGCATGTTGTGTTCCCGGCTCTCCTCCCACAGCAGCGGTAGATACTGGACTAGACTCTGCACATCGATCCGCATGGACATGGACATCTTTTCGATGATGAAAGACATCACGTACAGCACGGTCATCTTCGTTTCGCACTCAACCGCTTCCTTCAGCAGGCCGAACAGCAGCGCCACTGCCGGTTCGAGGTACTCCACAAACTGCTCGGCCACAAACTCAAAGTCATCCATGATGCTGCGTAAGCTTCtgcaaagggaaaacaaaaccacaaacgcAAGCAGGCAGTGGGTTTAGTACTATTACTGCCGAACGATCACACGCACTTACTTGGAAGCGGTCAACCGGACGGCCAAATCCTCAGATGGCTGCAGCAGCTCCAAACACGCCTGATACACTTGAGGGCGTAACGCTTTCGAGAACCTAACGCCGGTCCATTGCCCGACAAGCCAGATGATGCGCTTGCGGATGATGCGGAAGTTGTGAGATTTAAACTTTAGCTCCTCCAGCAGCTGCCGGGAGAACCATTCATCAAAGTTTatcttgaaaaaaataatgaagaaaaaacgatTAATGTCATCCATCCACTGCCGGTGCGTTCTTATTTGCTAGGTTAAGAAATTGCGCCCAATCATCAGCTTACCCTTAACCCTTGCCAATGTACGCCATCAACCAAACGCGCCGTTCAATTTTATACATAGTCACGTAAATGTTATCTTCACGATGGGATCGTCCACCGAAAAGGGATAAAATCACACGTCAAAAACAACCAAATGCACACCTCGCAACACAGCCGGACGGGAACTACATGCTAGCTAATCTACAATCTACCGTCCGAACCAAGCCGGACAACAGCAGTACACTAAATGCGGGCACGCTACTGTCGACCGAAAGGCGAACTGTGTGCCTCCGATTTTGGGGGTACAAACAAAAGATTCTAATCACATAGGGTAACCTTATTTCGGGTGAAATGGTTCCTAACAAGATTGtggtgagtgtgagtgtgtgtggttaaGCTACCAACACACTGGCAAGCTGTGCAAACGATCGATCTAACACACGACCAACAGGTACAAATGGTGGACCCTATTTATCAAAGGTAAATAAGTACGCACGCCTCTCACTAATGgtcagtttgtttgtttcttcatcTGCCCTTTTAAAAGCATTCTATCCCGCTTttccctgtgtgtgtgagtgtgtgtgtgttgaacgGGATGGTTCGTTTGATCAGTAGTGATCTATACTGTAAACGAAAATGTGGGCAACAACATGCACCATGTTTACCCCAAAAGTGGTCGAGCATTCAATTGGATTGTTTTTATTCCCTTTCCATGCTTAAAATTGCTGATTATTTCGGCATGGTGAGCATTTTTAGCAATCTTTTTACGATAATCAACTACAGCCAGATTCAAAACCAATCCAATGGAACGGATCAACTCATAAtctgtacacacacatacacaaacattgGTTGCAAGAAACGTTATCGCCGTTCACGTACCAAACAAATGACACGCGCCCGGTTTCCAACAACCCGGGCCGTCTTGAAAATCCGTCTTGGCTCCGACTAACAACAACAGGTGGGGCTTTTCGGCAGTATACATACCTCATCGAACAGTGTGAATGCGGCCAGGCCCGTCGCATTGTAGATGGAATCCTTTATAAGCAGATCGTTCATATCGGAGTTCTCGGTGAGCGTTATCGATTGCGACTTTGTGATGTACTTTCGCAGCTCCTCGATCATCGTGGGGCTGAACTTTTGGAAGAGGATCATGTAGAACGCTTCCGCAGACGACTGAAAAAAATATCGGTTCGATTTAGGTGATTTTCAGGATGGAGTTTTCAAACCTTCTCCCACCACGCACTTACCCGTAAGTTGTACTTCCACGAATCGCCACCCTCGTCCGAGGTGTAGCCTTCCGGGTCTGTGTCCCACTGTTCGAACTCGTCCGGCGTCAGTAGGAAGTAGTGCATGATGAGCTTCTCGAATATGTAGCTCAAACGTTCGGGCGTGAAAAAGTCCACCTTTGCGTTGTTTACGCGTTCTGAAAAGTAAACCAATACACACCGTTAGCCGTGTGATCATGCAGCGAGCCGGCAGCGACCGTACCTTTTGCCTCTCCGGCGAGATAGTTCGAGACGCGCGGCAGCACATCCAGCTTCAACGTGTTTGGCGACAGAATTCCTTTCAGCAGGCAGAGGCACTGGATGGCAAAGTTGGGAAAGGTGATTACATTGTCCTCGAAGATCAGATTCGTGCCCTCGTGGAACACGTAGTTAAAGCAGAACTCGAACGAAACCGCCACGAACGAGGAAAACACGTCCGGGTGCGTCTCGTAGAACAGATTGAGGAACTTCATGTGCTTTACGATAAACTTTTCCAAGTTCACCGACAGCTTGCGCATGATCTCTATTGCTTCATTGTTCACCGTGCTGGACGGCGCCGCGTTGCTTTCCGCTTCACGCAGCATGCGCTTCACGCGCATGCGACACTCCAGCAGATCCTTCAGCCGCTGAAACATTACCCGTATCAGCATCATGCAGCCCTCCGACTTGAGCGGATCGGTAATGCCGTAGATGGTCAGCTTCTTCAGTATGCGCAGCGAGAAGATGGCCTTTTCCAGGTTCGAGGCGCACACCTCGATCGCACAGTTCTGCTCGCAGATGTTCGTAAAGAACAGCTGTGTAAAGCCTTCCCACAGGTTCAGCACAAAGTCGTACCAGGTGAGGGCGAACGACTGGAACTGTTGCCGGTCGCGCGGGATGCGCTTCGAGCAGAGCACCTTGACGACGTGCAGCATCACCATCAGACCACGGTGCTGCACGAGCATATCGTCGCTCTGCACCGCCTTCACTATCGTCGGTATCAGCTCCTTCCAATCGTTCAGACATTCGTGGCGATTAATGTTGCCGATCAGGACCGCTATCTGTACGGCAATCTGTTGTACGGGTTCGTCGAATTTCATCAGCAGCAGTTTCTTGATTTCCAGCTTCTCTTCGCGCAGTATTGCACTGAAAATGAATGAACAGGGAGCCGTGAGCCGAGATGATGTACAGCGAAGGTTGAAAGAACTGGTTTGCGAATCGCTTCCTTACTTCTGGGCCGACGCACGCCAGTACTTTAGCACGCCGTTTTTAAAGTACAGCGAAGCCATCCACCGCACACCGGCATCAAGCGACTGGTTGGAGAAAATCTTCACCAGAGTAAGGTGAAAGCCGGGCTGTACCTCCCACTCGGCCAGCTTTTGCTCGGCCGGTTTCAGCATCTGCGTGTCCTGGCTGCAGGCATACTGGAGCGCCTCGTAAACGGCCGATTCTGCAGACATATTGCTTCTGTTTTGATCAGGTCGAGGGCTGATGTTGGGCGTGTGGCAGCTCACACACTGTGTTGCAATCCGGTGCTACCTCACCCTGCGGAAAATGATTTGCATATCATTAGCCACGGAATCCACATAGTACAAACTCGTCACTGCGTTGATTAGCGTGCATTAACCGAGCTACGGTCGCAGCCAATTCACACAGCTGAGTTGCATTCCTATCCTTACCTAGGTGATGATACCCGATTGCCAAACTTGCTCCGTGCTCCGGCaccacggacacacacacaccaatgcTGTCGCCCTATTGCACAACGCGTCGTATTCCACCCACTGATGCGGTTACCACTTCTCCACACCGGACAATCTAATTACCGGGGCACCCTTGCACGCACGGTAATCGGTCTGCTCTCGCTTTTTCCGATAGATTTTGCAGCTCGCGCAAATAAAACGACGACTACGATAAGGCAtgagtaataataataataacattaaTGAGTTGTCTGGCGGAGCAAACTGTCAAACGCGTGTATGCCGTCATTTAGGCGATGGAGCAGCGTTTACACGGtgcaaaacattttccagAATGGACTTGATTTTCGGATAATTTTCCTATAACCTGGAAAGACATTGGAAAGCCATTTAAAAATCTATTTAATACATTATCACACGTTTTTGCGTCGTGCGATACACGCGAAGACTCAAGAACAAATAAACCCACATTGCTTCGACAGTGAATTTTCCCACCAGCTTTTCAATTAGTGATTTTAAACCAACAGTTTCGTTTTGACAGTCGTCGCTACCACAACACGACGGCATTTTCACGCAGTCAATTTTTGGAATACGGTGCACGACTTGTGAAACGAAAGGCCAATCGTTCTTCGTATCATTAATAAGGCCCAGCAATGGAAAACTTAACTCTAAGTAAGTAAATACCAAACACTGTGCTTTGCATCATTGCAAACGAATGCAATCGAAAATGGCGAGCGAGCGAATAGAAAACGATGCACCTCTCGTGCCTCTGTGTATGTACCAGCCAGGCAATGCAGTACTCCATCAAATGCGTTTCTGATGCAATGCAGTGTGTCTATTGATCAGCTCGTGCAACGTAAGATATTAATCCCGCCTTCCAATATTGCAGACGAGTTGTACACATCGGAAAAACGTGGCAACGATGAAACGGGCAAAGGCACGGCGGAGGAACCCTTCAAAACCATTCTCCGGGCGATGAAGCATGCCGGCAAGGAACCGTTCCCCACGATCTACGCCGACAGCAAGGACGAGAAAGCGGAATCCCCGTACGAGGTGGCCGCCAAGTCGCAGCTGAAGAAGATCCAAAAGATCTGGGCCCGCGACAACATGAAGGGCGACAAGCAGAAGCGCGAGGAGGAAGAGAAGGCCAAAAATCGGGAACAGAACCTGGAGGAGGCGAAGAAGATCACCATCCAGGAGGATCCGTCCTGGCCGGCAGCCAAATCGATCAAGATTACGCACGGTGCCGACAATCGGGGCGTTCGCGTGCGCATCTACGGATGGGTGCATCGGCTGCGCCGACAGGGCAAGGGCTTGATGTTTATCACACTGCGCGACGGTACCGGGTTTCTGCAGTGCGTGCTGACCGACACCCTGTGTCAAACGTACAATGCACTCGTGCTGTCGACGGAATCGTCGGTGCAGCTGTTCGGTACGCTGAAGGAGGTACCCGCCGGCAAAACGGCACCCGGTGGGCACGAGCTGCACGCGGACTACTGGGAGCTGATCGGACTGGCGCCGGCTGGTGGTGCTGACGCAATCCTGAACGAGGAGGCACACCCGGACGTTCAGCTGGACAACCGGCACATTATGATCCGTGGGGAGAACACGTCCAAGATTTTGAAAATGCGCGACGTAGTGATGCAAGCGTTCCGCTCGCATTACTTCGACCGTGGCTACACGGAAGTGACACCGCCGACACTCGTGCAAACGCAGGTAGAGGGTGGTGCCACCCTGTTCAAGCTGGACTACTTCGGGTAAGTACAGACGCTGAGGGGAAGCTTCGATGTTTACGTTTGCTTATCATTGTCTGCTTTTTGTTGTGTACCCTTTTGCCAGCGAGGAAGCTTTCCTTACGCAGAGCTCCCAGCTGTATCTGGAAACGTGCATACCGGCGTTGGGTGACGTGTTTTGCGTGGCGCAAAGCTACCGCGCAGAGCAGAGCCGCACCCGGCGCCATCTGGCCGAGTATAGCCACATCGAGGGCGAGTGTCCGTTCATTACCTTCGACGATCTGCTCGACCGGCTCGAGGATCTGATCTGCGACGTTGTCGACCGGGTGCTGAAGTCCCCGTGGGGCTACATGGTGCAGGAGCTGAACCCGGGCTTTGTGGCACCGAAGCGGCCCTTCCGGCGCATGAACTACGCGGATGCGATCGTCTGGCTGAAGGAAAACAACGTGACAAAGGAGGACGGCAGTTTCTACGAGTTCGGGGAGGATATTCCGGAGGCGCCCGAGCGCAAGATGACGGACACGATCAACGAACCGATCATGCTGTGCCGCTTCCCGGCAGAGATTAAATCGTTCTACATGGCCAAGTGCGAGGACGATCCGCGCCTTACGGAGAGCGTTGATGTGCTGTTGCCGAACGTGGGCGAAATTGTTGGCGGATCGATGAGGTCGTGGAAGTACGACGAGCTGCTGGACGGATACAAGCGCGAAGGCATCGACCCGAAACCGTACTACTGGTACGTGGACCAGCGCGTGTACGGTACGGAACCGCACGGTGGCTATGGGTTGGGATTGGAACGGTTCCTGTGCTGGCTGCTGAACCGCTACCACATCCGTGAGGTGTGCCTGTATCCTCGGTTCCTCGAACGATGCCGGCCTTAAAATGCGGGGTTGGTTCCATTCATCCCGTACAAAAGACAACCCACTTTGCGCATTATGGCCGGTGTGCTTTTATCACCTGCCCAATTTCTGCATTTTTGCCTGTGCATTGATTGCTTACCAAGTTCTCAAACATAAAGATAATAAATATTCATACCCTCAATAGCAGCCCAAAAGCAGAGTGCGCCTTATGGTTCAGCGTTTAACACattcgaaaaagaaaaaaagtccaATATTCAAAACAGATGTGCGCAGTTTATGAACTGTTCTGCGA
This is a stretch of genomic DNA from Anopheles merus strain MAF chromosome 2R, AmerM5.1, whole genome shotgun sequence. It encodes these proteins:
- the LOC121591013 gene encoding asparagine--tRNA ligase, cytoplasmic, coding for MENLTLNELYTSEKRGNDETGKGTAEEPFKTILRAMKHAGKEPFPTIYADSKDEKAESPYEVAAKSQLKKIQKIWARDNMKGDKQKREEEEKAKNREQNLEEAKKITIQEDPSWPAAKSIKITHGADNRGVRVRIYGWVHRLRRQGKGLMFITLRDGTGFLQCVLTDTLCQTYNALVLSTESSVQLFGTLKEVPAGKTAPGGHELHADYWELIGLAPAGGADAILNEEAHPDVQLDNRHIMIRGENTSKILKMRDVVMQAFRSHYFDRGYTEVTPPTLVQTQVEGGATLFKLDYFGEEAFLTQSSQLYLETCIPALGDVFCVAQSYRAEQSRTRRHLAEYSHIEGECPFITFDDLLDRLEDLICDVVDRVLKSPWGYMVQELNPGFVAPKRPFRRMNYADAIVWLKENNVTKEDGSFYEFGEDIPEAPERKMTDTINEPIMLCRFPAEIKSFYMAKCEDDPRLTESVDVLLPNVGEIVGGSMRSWKYDELLDGYKREGIDPKPYYWYVDQRVYGTEPHGGYGLGLERFLCWLLNRYHIREVCLYPRFLERCRP
- the LOC121591012 gene encoding importin-11, with amino-acid sequence MSAESAVYEALQYACSQDTQMLKPAEQKLAEWEVQPGFHLTLVKIFSNQSLDAGVRWMASLYFKNGVLKYWRASAQNAILREEKLEIKKLLLMKFDEPVQQIAVQIAVLIGNINRHECLNDWKELIPTIVKAVQSDDMLVQHRGLMVMLHVVKVLCSKRIPRDRQQFQSFALTWYDFVLNLWEGFTQLFFTNICEQNCAIEVCASNLEKAIFSLRILKKLTIYGITDPLKSEGCMMLIRVMFQRLKDLLECRMRVKRMLREAESNAAPSSTVNNEAIEIMRKLSVNLEKFIVKHMKFLNLFYETHPDVFSSFVAVSFEFCFNYVFHEGTNLIFEDNVITFPNFAIQCLCLLKGILSPNTLKLDVLPRVSNYLAGEAKERVNNAKVDFFTPERLSYIFEKLIMHYFLLTPDEFEQWDTDPEGYTSDEGGDSWKYNLRSSAEAFYMILFQKFSPTMIEELRKYITKSQSITLTENSDMNDLLIKDSIYNATGLAAFTLFDEINFDEWFSRQLLEELKFKSHNFRIIRKRIIWLVGQWTGVRFSKALRPQVYQACLELLQPSEDLAVRLTASKSLRSIMDDFEFVAEQFVEYLEPAVALLFGLLKEAVECETKMTVLYVMSFIIEKMSMSMRIDVQSLVQYLPLLWEESREHNMLRCAIISTLLQIIKALYEIPSSEPIVAFIYQIIEMSTNVNDPSHVYLLEEGLELWVVVVHYSRTMNQELLNLCENLVPLIQQSSSNMNICLAIVQAYVFLGAEVFLPRYGQEIVKTCQYLLTDLRADGVVLINRFFLTLLQAVPKFAIELLRPYLVEVFRSYYQQTNFPQVLQIYLQIISRVLVNDQVTFSVVLSETGAQDALEKILTAWLENMRRVTAIEERKLLALALSSLLTVSNDVIYKNFAGIISNVTEALNDIMDVFSQDTKVDSLVIDDENVDNVGVTLFSYGFIDSDMVQEETPHFSRCRAFCLRDPTHVIVLKDYLQNQLVVLKTTIGAEQYQSLMTSVDLQTLKELSSFVALGIDLPTGIDDGAP